One genomic window of Paenibacillus xylanilyticus includes the following:
- a CDS encoding serine/threonine protein kinase, producing MRKDNYKVALQRNVILNDTYQVRQVLASSELAIVYAGRDKNTGAKVAIKEFFPQRLASRQSDKRGVYCSSRGFGGQYQELLASFLVEGELLSGLSHPHIITYIDHFEENDTGYLITEYCSGMMLNEYLQENDHALDPAFIQGTLLPLVDTLDYIHKQGIIHRDVKPSNIMIMEDGTPMLLDFGSAARWPMQSGDKQAIFTSSGYSPLEFYSEKSSQGPMSDIYSLSALLHYWTCGQPPLDVKKRLFQDELPSVRSHNTYVNPWLARVIHWGLTVRSEKRCASLAWVRRSLRVQALMWKLRKPGTLEWTLAENEHTQVYNLETGKKHETA from the coding sequence ATGAGAAAAGACAATTACAAAGTGGCACTGCAGCGCAATGTCATTCTAAACGATACATATCAGGTGAGACAGGTACTTGCCAGCAGCGAGCTGGCTATTGTATATGCAGGTAGAGACAAAAATACAGGAGCGAAGGTCGCCATTAAGGAATTTTTCCCGCAGAGACTGGCTTCGCGGCAATCAGACAAGCGGGGAGTGTACTGTTCTTCGCGCGGTTTTGGCGGGCAGTATCAGGAGCTGCTTGCTTCCTTCCTGGTCGAAGGCGAATTGTTATCCGGCCTGAGTCATCCTCATATCATTACGTACATAGACCATTTTGAAGAAAACGATACAGGGTATCTGATTACCGAATACTGCAGCGGGATGATGCTGAACGAGTATTTGCAAGAAAATGACCATGCCCTGGACCCTGCATTTATTCAAGGGACACTGCTGCCTCTGGTGGATACGCTGGATTACATTCATAAACAGGGAATTATTCACCGGGATGTGAAGCCTTCCAACATTATGATTATGGAGGACGGAACGCCGATGCTGCTGGATTTCGGTTCGGCTGCTCGCTGGCCGATGCAATCTGGGGATAAACAGGCCATTTTCACATCTTCCGGATATTCACCGCTTGAATTCTATTCCGAGAAATCCAGTCAGGGGCCGATGTCAGACATCTATAGTCTGTCAGCTCTTCTTCACTATTGGACATGTGGGCAGCCTCCTTTGGACGTGAAAAAGCGGCTGTTCCAGGATGAATTGCCATCTGTTCGCAGCCACAATACCTATGTGAATCCATGGCTTGCCCGTGTCATTCACTGGGGACTGACGGTCCGCTCCGAGAAACGCTGTGCTTCGCTCGCCTGGGTGAGAAGATCTTTGCGGGTTCAGGCCCTCATGTGGAAATTGCGCAAACCAGGCACGTTGGAATGGACACTCGCAGAGAATGAACATACGCAAGTCTATAACCTGGAAACGGGCAAAAAGCATGAAACGGCATGA
- a CDS encoding alpha/beta fold hydrolase, with protein MSSIYRSEEGKSSILEDYEAYLANLGEGIEREYVETRFGQTHVLLTGPEDGKPLFILQGGNCVNPMTLSWFSSLFKDYRIIAPDTIGHPGYSEETRISARFDSLALWVSDLLDHYKIEKSAFIGPSFGGGIILRLATYIPERIACSVLVSPAGLAVGSKFKTAQDIVLPLVKYRMTSSPSSLQKITGTMSCNCMKEMDKNIMGKIFKYVSMEQDNPKLTEREELVNYTSPTLLLVGEKDVFFPGDKVIERAQKIIPNVQAVKYDTGHFPSQDVLIQMNEEIRKFLQQNY; from the coding sequence ATGAGTTCCATTTATAGAAGTGAAGAAGGCAAGAGCAGTATTCTGGAGGATTATGAAGCCTATCTGGCAAATCTGGGCGAGGGCATTGAGCGGGAATATGTGGAGACACGTTTTGGTCAAACACATGTATTGCTGACAGGGCCGGAGGACGGAAAACCACTGTTTATTCTCCAAGGCGGAAACTGTGTGAATCCAATGACGTTGTCCTGGTTTTCTTCCTTATTCAAGGATTACCGAATTATTGCTCCCGATACGATCGGTCACCCCGGTTACAGTGAAGAGACACGAATCTCGGCGAGGTTTGACAGTCTGGCCTTGTGGGTTTCCGACTTGCTGGACCACTACAAGATTGAAAAAAGTGCGTTTATCGGGCCTTCTTTTGGCGGTGGAATTATCCTTAGACTGGCTACCTATATTCCGGAGCGTATTGCATGTTCCGTTTTGGTATCACCAGCAGGACTGGCTGTGGGTTCGAAATTTAAAACAGCTCAGGACATTGTTCTTCCACTTGTGAAATACCGGATGACTTCTTCGCCATCTTCTTTGCAAAAAATTACAGGCACCATGTCATGCAACTGCATGAAGGAAATGGATAAAAATATTATGGGCAAAATCTTCAAATACGTCAGCATGGAGCAGGATAACCCTAAGCTTACGGAACGGGAAGAGCTGGTGAACTATACATCGCCAACGCTGCTGCTGGTCGGAGAGAAGGATGTCTTTTTCCCTGGGGATAAGGTCATCGAACGAGCTCAGAAAATTATTCCGAATGTACAGGCCGTCAAGTACGACACGGGTCATTTTCCTTCACAGGATGTGCTCATTCAGATGAACGAGGAGATTCGCAAGTTTTTACAACAAAACTATTAA
- the rnhA gene encoding ribonuclease H: protein MAKQKYYVVWEGKKPGVYNTWAECKAQTDHFTGAKYKSYESRSAAEEAYRAGWKGNWGTASSGAGASSKSKSVSSGRSAGMETSEEVDYDSISVDVGTRGNPGPVEYKGVDTRTGEIIFSVGPISKGTNNLGEFLAIVHALAHLKKEGSNKTVYTDSVNAMKWLKQKKVSTTLPRDNSTEEIWLMIDRAEQWLRTNTYSNKVLKWQTKQWGEIKADYGRK from the coding sequence ATGGCGAAACAGAAATACTATGTCGTCTGGGAAGGCAAGAAGCCAGGTGTGTATAATACGTGGGCGGAATGCAAAGCACAGACGGATCATTTTACCGGAGCAAAATATAAATCATACGAATCCAGATCAGCAGCCGAAGAGGCATATCGTGCCGGGTGGAAAGGGAACTGGGGGACAGCCTCGAGTGGAGCAGGTGCTTCTTCCAAAAGCAAATCGGTCAGCAGCGGCAGAAGCGCAGGGATGGAGACATCGGAGGAAGTAGACTATGACAGTATTTCGGTTGACGTGGGCACACGCGGAAATCCGGGACCTGTAGAATATAAAGGTGTGGATACGCGCACGGGAGAGATTATTTTCTCCGTAGGACCGATTTCCAAGGGAACGAACAACCTTGGTGAGTTTTTGGCTATCGTGCATGCCTTGGCGCATCTCAAAAAAGAAGGAAGCAACAAGACCGTATATACCGACTCGGTGAATGCCATGAAGTGGCTGAAGCAAAAGAAAGTATCCACCACGCTGCCTCGGGATAACTCAACGGAAGAGATCTGGCTCATGATAGACCGTGCGGAACAATGGCTGCGTACGAATACGTACAGCAATAAAGTGTTGAAATGGCAGACGAAACAGTGGGGCGAAATCAAGGCGGATTACGGGCGAAAATAA
- a CDS encoding ABC transporter ATP-binding protein, with amino-acid sequence MKLNVENVSISVLNTDIIRNISLQVNDKQFVGIIGPNGCGKSTLLKSIYKVIKPQQGSVLLGDKDILKSSPKIVSRHMGVVGQFNELSFDFTVREMVMMGRTPHKKLLETDNQQDAQIVEQALEKVHLSGHADRNYVSLSGGEKQRVILARVLAQQPEFLILDEPTNHLDIKYQLQILNIVRGLDISILAALHDLELAAEYCDYLYVVKRGQIVVHGKPADILTREMIGEVFEVDCEIYENPVTGGLGIAYLSTR; translated from the coding sequence ATGAAACTGAACGTAGAAAATGTGTCCATATCGGTGCTGAATACGGACATCATCCGAAATATTTCGTTACAGGTGAACGACAAGCAATTTGTCGGAATCATTGGACCGAACGGTTGCGGCAAGTCAACGCTGCTCAAGAGCATCTATAAAGTGATCAAGCCACAGCAGGGCAGCGTATTACTCGGCGATAAGGACATTCTGAAATCCAGTCCGAAGATCGTATCCCGGCATATGGGTGTTGTGGGACAGTTCAACGAACTGAGCTTTGATTTTACGGTACGTGAGATGGTCATGATGGGACGGACACCACACAAAAAGCTGCTGGAAACCGATAATCAGCAGGATGCCCAGATTGTGGAGCAGGCACTTGAAAAGGTACATCTGTCCGGACATGCGGACCGCAATTACGTGTCTTTGTCCGGTGGAGAGAAGCAGCGTGTCATCCTGGCCCGTGTACTGGCACAGCAGCCTGAATTCCTCATTTTGGACGAGCCGACCAATCATCTGGACATCAAGTACCAGCTTCAAATCCTTAATATTGTACGAGGCCTGGATATTAGTATCCTCGCAGCACTCCATGATCTCGAACTGGCAGCCGAATACTGCGACTATCTGTATGTGGTGAAGCGGGGACAGATCGTGGTTCATGGTAAACCTGCTGATATATTGACACGTGAGATGATCGGGGAAGTGTTTGAGGTGGATTGTGAAATTTACGAAAATCCGGTTACGGGTGGATTGGGCATAGCCTATCTGAGTACACGGTAA
- a CDS encoding FecCD family ABC transporter permease, which produces MAQTVQMQTQHVGKPKSLIHSKSGFALLLAALVIFMLVSVGIAVSIGQVHIPLAESYRILLYKITGFQLGAAPIEAGSFTDIIWQIRFPRVLMAMFIGAGLALCGAVMQAAVQNPLADPYILGISSGASLGATFAILIGFGSISWLGQTGVAFWAFAGAMGASLLVLTLAGIRGKMTSVKLVLAGMVINALCSAFSNFIIYFANNAEGIRTVTFWTMGSLAASGWNKLPLISIVVLVAILFFLLQSRVLNTMLLGDEAAVTLGINLSVYRRLYMLLTALVTGVMVSSCGMIGFVGLIIPHIVRGMVGSDHRKVMPVSVLFGAIFLIWTDVIARSLISSVELPIGIITAMIGAPMFMYMLVKKGYGFGGK; this is translated from the coding sequence ATGGCACAAACAGTACAAATGCAGACCCAGCACGTGGGTAAACCCAAGTCTTTGATTCACAGCAAATCCGGTTTCGCATTACTTCTTGCAGCACTGGTCATATTCATGCTTGTATCGGTAGGGATAGCGGTATCCATAGGTCAGGTGCATATTCCGCTGGCCGAGTCCTATCGTATTCTGCTCTACAAAATCACGGGCTTTCAGCTTGGAGCAGCGCCAATTGAGGCCGGTTCCTTCACCGATATCATCTGGCAGATTCGTTTTCCGCGTGTATTAATGGCCATGTTTATCGGGGCAGGTCTGGCGCTCTGTGGTGCCGTCATGCAGGCTGCTGTGCAGAATCCACTCGCTGATCCTTACATATTAGGTATATCCTCAGGAGCTTCACTCGGAGCAACGTTTGCGATTTTGATCGGATTCGGTTCCATTAGCTGGTTAGGTCAAACGGGTGTAGCCTTTTGGGCTTTTGCCGGTGCCATGGGTGCATCCTTGCTGGTACTTACACTTGCAGGGATTCGTGGCAAAATGACATCCGTCAAGTTGGTACTTGCCGGGATGGTCATTAACGCACTATGCAGTGCGTTCTCGAACTTTATCATTTACTTTGCAAACAATGCTGAAGGCATTCGAACCGTCACATTCTGGACGATGGGCAGCCTCGCGGCTTCAGGCTGGAACAAGCTCCCGCTGATCAGTATTGTCGTTCTGGTAGCGATTCTGTTTTTCCTGCTGCAATCCCGTGTGCTCAATACGATGCTTCTCGGGGATGAAGCGGCTGTGACGCTGGGCATTAATCTTAGTGTATATCGCAGACTGTACATGCTGTTAACGGCACTTGTAACGGGGGTTATGGTATCGAGCTGCGGGATGATCGGTTTTGTGGGACTCATTATTCCGCATATCGTAAGAGGTATGGTTGGCTCAGACCATCGCAAAGTCATGCCCGTGTCGGTATTATTCGGAGCTATTTTCCTCATCTGGACCGATGTCATCGCAAGATCTCTGATATCCAGTGTTGAACTGCCGATTGGAATTATTACGGCCATGATTGGTGCACCGATGTTTATGTATATGCTGGTCAAAAAAGGCTACGGTTTTGGAGGGAAATAA
- a CDS encoding MarR family winged helix-turn-helix transcriptional regulator — protein sequence MKTRDAISLISKIKESSNRFIVSEMTKHGVQDIATSHGDIIYALYHRPQMTMAEIAKKIGKDKSTVTALVDKLVRMGYVIKERSDEDARVVHVALTSKGEDLKPVFEEISQNLLNVFYADITETEKEELLRILMKIHSNF from the coding sequence ATGAAAACAAGAGATGCCATATCACTCATATCCAAAATTAAAGAGAGTTCCAACCGTTTTATCGTATCCGAGATGACCAAGCATGGGGTTCAGGATATTGCCACTTCACATGGCGACATTATCTATGCTCTGTATCACCGACCTCAGATGACCATGGCGGAGATCGCCAAAAAAATCGGCAAGGACAAATCTACCGTCACAGCACTTGTCGACAAGCTGGTTCGCATGGGATACGTCATCAAGGAGAGAAGTGACGAGGATGCGCGTGTTGTTCATGTAGCACTGACATCTAAAGGCGAGGATCTCAAGCCCGTTTTTGAAGAAATCTCCCAGAACCTGCTGAATGTCTTTTACGCGGATATCACAGAAACAGAGAAAGAGGAACTGCTTCGAATTTTGATGAAAATTCACAGCAATTTCTAA
- a CDS encoding alpha/beta hydrolase, which produces MKDYTKSLPDHTSRYIGEQDLYLEIFEGDKIQGRSNHRPPLLFVHGAYTGSWMWSKYIPHFVQEGWTCYVMNLRSHYKSRVQDMTRVTFEDYLEDIREIMTECGEPPILIGFSMGGILSQKLAESSPLRGLVVIDSSLSQEVLRSVPYAEVDRVTPGLVVPAPVHHELTSIDESAEDIAFQRKYLAMESSQAFSTFSAFFGGEDVVSINGESITCPSLVIKAVSSEEEDQRGRLTAEQLRAEYAGLWHTTHTGLLVGQRYFEAVEIILKWLNRNEISSGV; this is translated from the coding sequence ATGAAGGACTACACCAAATCCCTGCCCGACCATACCTCACGATACATTGGGGAACAGGATTTGTATCTGGAGATCTTTGAGGGAGATAAAATTCAAGGGAGAAGTAATCACAGACCCCCTCTTCTATTCGTTCACGGTGCCTACACAGGCAGCTGGATGTGGAGTAAATACATCCCTCATTTCGTTCAAGAGGGCTGGACTTGTTATGTGATGAATCTGAGAAGTCACTACAAGAGCAGGGTGCAGGACATGACCCGAGTGACCTTCGAAGATTACCTGGAGGATATTCGGGAAATCATGACTGAGTGCGGGGAGCCGCCTATCCTCATTGGATTCAGCATGGGTGGCATTCTTAGTCAAAAGCTCGCTGAAAGCTCTCCTCTGCGAGGGTTGGTCGTGATCGATTCCAGTCTGAGCCAGGAAGTTCTTCGCTCCGTGCCGTATGCTGAAGTGGATCGCGTAACGCCTGGCCTCGTCGTTCCTGCACCCGTTCATCATGAGCTGACCAGCATAGATGAATCGGCAGAGGACATCGCTTTCCAGCGCAAGTACTTGGCCATGGAATCATCGCAGGCCTTCAGCACATTCTCCGCGTTCTTCGGTGGTGAGGACGTGGTATCCATTAATGGTGAGTCCATTACATGTCCTAGTCTCGTCATCAAAGCCGTGTCCAGTGAGGAAGAGGACCAACGAGGCAGATTAACCGCAGAGCAGCTTCGCGCGGAATATGCCGGACTATGGCACACCACCCATACCGGTTTGCTCGTAGGTCAGAGGTATTTTGAAGCAGTCGAGATTATTCTGAAGTGGTTAAACCGGAATGAGATAAGTTCTGGGGTATAA
- a CDS encoding amino acid permease: MQQETLTRGLKNRHVQLMAIGGAIGTGLFLGAGKTIQLTGPSILLAYIITGVVLFLIMRALGELLLSNLQYHSFVDFVRDYLGNMAAFITGWTYWFCWISIAMADITAVGMYTQFWFPNVPQWMPGLIALVILLIMNLATVKLFGEMEFWFALIKVIAILALIVVGLYMIFKGFTTDQGTASFTNLWSHGGWFPNGIHGFIISFQMVVFAFVGMELVGLTAGETENPEKVIPKAINQIPIRVLLFYVGALLIIMSIYPWKAIVPSESPFVQVFAAVGIATAAGIVNFVVLTSAASACNSAIFSTSRMVFSMAKDRNAPESFARLNGRKVPSNALFFSTLVILIAIILNYVMPEGVFTLITSVSTVCFIFVWGIMVICHLKYRRTQPEIARRSHFKLPLYPFSNYLILAFLAFVLVVLALAEDTRVALFVTPVWFILMAGIYGFKKKK, encoded by the coding sequence ATGCAGCAAGAAACATTAACACGGGGATTAAAGAACAGACATGTCCAGCTTATGGCGATTGGAGGTGCGATTGGGACAGGCCTCTTTCTGGGAGCGGGCAAGACAATTCAACTGACAGGACCGTCGATCCTACTGGCGTATATCATCACAGGTGTGGTTTTATTTTTGATCATGCGTGCATTGGGAGAACTGTTGTTAAGCAACCTGCAGTATCACTCCTTTGTGGATTTTGTGCGTGATTACCTGGGAAATATGGCGGCGTTTATTACAGGCTGGACCTACTGGTTCTGCTGGATTTCCATCGCTATGGCGGACATTACCGCTGTCGGCATGTATACGCAGTTCTGGTTTCCGAATGTACCGCAATGGATGCCGGGTTTAATTGCATTGGTCATTTTGTTAATCATGAATCTGGCAACAGTGAAGCTGTTCGGCGAGATGGAATTTTGGTTTGCTTTAATCAAAGTGATTGCCATTCTGGCCCTAATTGTTGTCGGTCTATATATGATATTTAAAGGTTTTACCACAGATCAGGGGACGGCAAGCTTCACCAATCTGTGGAGTCATGGGGGATGGTTCCCGAATGGCATACATGGCTTCATTATATCGTTCCAGATGGTGGTGTTCGCTTTTGTCGGCATGGAGCTGGTCGGACTGACCGCAGGGGAGACGGAGAATCCGGAGAAGGTTATACCGAAGGCCATTAACCAAATTCCGATCCGTGTACTGCTTTTCTATGTGGGGGCTTTGCTGATTATTATGAGCATCTATCCGTGGAAAGCGATTGTGCCGAGTGAAAGTCCCTTTGTACAGGTGTTTGCAGCAGTAGGTATTGCGACAGCCGCCGGGATCGTGAATTTCGTGGTGCTGACATCTGCAGCTTCGGCGTGCAACAGTGCCATTTTCAGTACAAGCCGTATGGTCTTCTCCATGGCCAAAGATCGGAATGCACCGGAATCCTTTGCCCGCCTGAATGGCCGAAAGGTGCCTTCCAATGCACTCTTTTTCTCCACGCTGGTTATTCTGATTGCCATTATTCTGAATTATGTCATGCCTGAGGGCGTGTTCACACTGATCACCAGTGTATCGACCGTTTGCTTTATCTTTGTCTGGGGCATTATGGTGATCTGTCACCTGAAATACCGCCGTACCCAGCCGGAGATCGCTAGAAGGAGCCATTTCAAGCTGCCGCTTTATCCATTTTCCAACTACTTGATTTTGGCTTTCCTCGCGTTTGTGCTGGTTGTTCTGGCATTGGCAGAGGATACGCGGGTGGCGCTGTTTGTTACGCCAGTGTGGTTTATTCTCATGGCAGGGATCTATGGGTTTAAGAAAAAAAAGTGA
- the sigK gene encoding RNA polymerase sporulation sigma factor SigK has protein sequence MPGLFTAIALFIKELTLLVSYVKNNAFPQPLAEDEEAKHLRLMAEGNAHSRNLLIEHNLRLVAHIVKKFDNTGEDLEDLISIGTIGLIKAIESFQQGKGTKLATFAARCIENEILMHLRSLKKTRKDVSLHDPIGTDKEGNEITLIDILGTEADDVVDKVQLKIEKSKIYRNLDILDDREKEVVIGRFGLEAGGEERTQREIAKELGISRSYVSRIEKRALMKLYHEFYKQK, from the coding sequence GTGCCCGGATTGTTTACCGCAATTGCCCTGTTCATCAAAGAGTTAACGCTGCTCGTCTCGTATGTCAAAAATAATGCGTTTCCCCAGCCCCTGGCTGAGGACGAAGAAGCCAAACACCTGCGCCTCATGGCTGAAGGCAACGCCCACTCCCGCAACTTGCTCATTGAACACAATCTGCGCCTTGTTGCGCATATCGTCAAGAAGTTCGATAATACGGGTGAAGATCTGGAAGATCTGATCTCGATCGGAACGATCGGCTTGATCAAGGCCATCGAAAGCTTTCAGCAAGGCAAAGGAACCAAACTCGCCACATTTGCGGCCCGCTGTATAGAGAATGAAATACTAATGCACCTGCGGTCCCTGAAGAAAACACGCAAAGACGTCTCCCTTCATGATCCCATTGGAACGGACAAAGAGGGCAACGAAATTACGTTAATCGATATCCTTGGAACCGAAGCGGATGATGTCGTAGACAAGGTACAGCTTAAGATTGAAAAAAGTAAAATCTATCGCAACCTCGACATTCTCGATGACCGGGAGAAGGAAGTCGTCATTGGCCGATTCGGCCTGGAGGCTGGCGGGGAAGAACGGACCCAGCGCGAAATTGCCAAGGAACTGGGTATTTCACGCTCCTATGTATCGCGAATTGAGAAACGGGCGCTAATGAAGCTGTATCATGAGTTCTATAAGCAAAAATAA